One region of Pieris rapae chromosome Z, ilPieRapa1.1, whole genome shotgun sequence genomic DNA includes:
- the LOC110995365 gene encoding ecotropic viral integration site 5 ortholog isoform X1, with product MKLAVDHTSPSTKPQITDTEEVKDSPIPSPDISPDIHVHGSTSPPPIDSEYSEISTKGPVVAEEGEGLPTPDQALLAKLEEANRKIEADSKCPSLNAASRKNSETSLASATSSQDDTRVAGSSEEEIWILWGRIVSNWETEWRRRNQFVRDLVRRGVPHHFRGIVWQLLAGVECSPEKKQYASYIKAKSACEKVIRRDIARTYPEHDFFKEKDGLGQEALFNVMKAYSLHDREVGYCQGSGFIVGLLLMQMPEEEAFAVLVKIMQQHKMRDMFKPSMAELGLCMYQLENLLQEILPDLHVHFQSQSFSTSIYASSWFLTLFTTNLSLPLACRIMDVFLSEGIEVVFKVALALLTLGKEHLLSLDMENLLKFIQKELPVKADADHDAFMELAYSIKVNPKKMKKLEKEYTVIKTKEQSDIAVLRCLREENRILKKRMQFLEQECSELAARLVRGQVDRAHGEEETFALERELHALRCANLDAQQALADAHEEIRSLEVTLAECNSRQSSLEGGEGSEGGEGGSGDKEELARCLQQELVRAKLQLAEREAAERELAARLADLENDNKLLRKQTVDNNVAHLQDELIAVKLREAEANLSLKELRQRVTELADAWRRHLQEHRAETAATAAAPPSVVSDLMATPKKLLRAWEGRAADAHRLEDELMTTRIREVEALTELKELRLKEMELSAQVQVSSNQLRRQDEEASALREALDAALARERALIARQREFQHKYEDLAGKAKYESMQASIKNMEVSQRIAELENELSECKMKTEVMAAEGELRNHNSDDSERVRELQEQVAELHAEVMRLEAWKARAQGRAPVRGVSPEEEPEDDDVPKPARRRRSSSTSRPPSDVEDT from the exons ATGAAATTGGCTGTGGATCACACTTCTCCATCGACTAAGCCGCAAATTACAGACACGGAAGAGGTGAAAGATAGCCCAATCCCATCACCTGACATATCACCTGACATTCACGTACATGGGAGTACTTCGCCTCCACCCATAGATTCGGAATACTCTGAGATCTCGACCAAAGGACCAG TTGTCGCCGAAGAGGGAGAGGGTCTGCCGACGCCCGACCAGGCTTTACTCGCCAAACTGGAGGAGGCCAACAGGAAGATCGAGGCGGACTCAAAGTGCCCCTCGCTCAACGCAGCTAGCAGAAAGAACTCTGAAACATCACTCGCATCAG CAACCTCGAGTCAGGACGATACGCGAGTGGCAGGCAGCAGCGAAGAAGAGATATGGATTCTCTGGGGCAGAATAGTCAGTAATTGGGAGACCGAGTGGCGAAGACGCAACCAGTTTGTGAGAGATCTGGTTAGAAGAGGTGTTCCACATCACTTCCGAGGCATCGTGTGGCAGCTATTGGCCGGGGTCGAATGCTCTCCGGAAAAAAAGCAGTATGCCTCGTATATCAAg GCGAAGTCAGCGTGTGAAAAGGTCATTAGGCGTGATATCGCGCGCACATACCCGGAGCATGACTTCTTCAAGGAAAAAGATGGCTTAGGCCAAGAGGCTCTCTTCAATGTGATGAAGGCGTATTCCCTCCATGACAGGGAAGTGGGGTATTGTCAAGGTTCAGGCTTCATAGTTGGGCTTCTACTGATGCAG atgCCAGAGGAAGAGGCGTTTGCGGTTCTCGTGAAGATTATGCAGCAGCACAAAATGCGGGACATGTTCAAGCCAAGTATGGCGGAACTCGGACTCTGCATGTACCAATTGGAAAACTTGTTGCAGGAAATCTTACCTGATTTACATGTTCACTTTCAGTCACAG AGTTTCAGCACATCGATATACGCCAGTAGCTGGTTCCTCACTCTTTTCACGACCAACCTGTCTCTGCCTTTGGCCTGTCGCATCATGGACGTATTTCTCTCCGAAGGAATAGAGGTGGTGTTTAAGGTTGCACTGGCGCTCTTAACGCTCGGAAAGGAACATCTTCTGTCCTTGGACATGGAAAACCTTCTCAAG TTCATTCAAAAAGAATTGCCGGTGAAAGCCGACGCAGACCACGATGCATTTATGGAATTGGCGTACTCCATAAAAGTGAACCCGAAAAAGATGAAGAAGCTCGAAAAAGAGTACACCGTGATAAAAACAAAGGAACAGAGTGACATCGCAGTTTTACGA TGCCTGCGGGAAGAGAACCGTATCTTGAAGAAGCGCATGCAATTCCTCGAACAGGAGTGTTCGGAGTTGGCGGCTCGCTTGGTTCGGGGCCAAGTGGACCGAGCTCACGGAGAGGAAGAGACTTTTGCGCTAGAGAGAGAGCTCCACGCCCTGCGTTGTGCCAACCTTGATGCTCAGCAGGCTTTGGCCGACGCTCACGAAGAGATACGATCCTTGGAAGTCACTCTGGCGGAG TGCAACTCCCGCCAATCGTCCCTGGAGGGCGGGGAGGGGAGCGAGGGAGGCGAAGGTGGCTCCGGCGACAAGGAGGAACTGGCGCGGTGTCTGCAGCAGGAACTAGTGAGGGCTAAGCTGCAACTCGCCGAAAGAGAGGCGGCCGAGAGGGAACTGGCCGCGAGGTTGGCTGACTTGGAGAACGACAACAAGCTGCTGCGGAAGCAGACCGTCGACAACAACGTCGCACATCTGCAG GACGAACTAATAGCGGTGAAGTTGCGAGAGGCGGAAGCCAATCTGTCCCTGAAAGAGTTGCGGCAGCGCGTCACCGAGCTCGCCGACGCGTGGCGGCGACATCTGCAG GAACACCGGGCCGAGACGGCGGCGACGGCGGCGGCGCCTCCTTCGGTAGTGTCGGACCTCATGGCCACGCCCAAGAAGTTGCTTCGCGCGTGGGAGGGTCGCGCCGCCGACGCCCACAGGCTGGAAGACGAGCTGATGACCACCCGCATTCGGGAAGTCGAAGCCCTCACCGAGCTCAAGGAGCTGAGACTCAAG GAAATGGAGCTGAGCGCTCAGGTGCAGGTGTCGAGCAACCAATTGCGTCGCCAGGATGAGGAGGCGAGCGCTCTGAGAGAGGCCCTCGACGCAGCCCTGGCCCGTGAGAGGGCACTCATCGCGAGGCAGCGCGAGTTCCAGCACAAGTACGAAGATCTCGCGGGCAAG GCGAAATACGAATCGATGCAGGCGTCGATCAAGAACATGGAGGTGTCTCAGCGGATCGCCGAGCTGGAGAACGAGCTCTCCGAGTGTAAGATGAAG ACGGAGGTGATGGCTGCGGAGGGGGAGCTCAGGAACCACAACTCGGACGATTCGGAGCGAGTTCGAGAGCTGCAGGAGCAGGTCGCCGAGTTGCACGCCGAG GTTATGAGATTGGAGGCGTGGAAAGCGCGAGCCCAAGGGCGCGCGCCCGTCCGCGGCGTCTCGCCCGAGGAGGAGCCGGAGGATGACGACGTACCGAAGCCCGCCCGTCGTAGGAGATCATCCTCCACATCGCGGCCGCCTTCGGACGTGGAGGACACGTAA
- the LOC110995365 gene encoding ecotropic viral integration site 5 ortholog isoform X3, translating to MSEPVAAVTRTGLAATEVVAEEGEGLPTPDQALLAKLEEANRKIEADSKCPSLNAASRKNSETSLASATSSQDDTRVAGSSEEEIWILWGRIVSNWETEWRRRNQFVRDLVRRGVPHHFRGIVWQLLAGVECSPEKKQYASYIKAKSACEKVIRRDIARTYPEHDFFKEKDGLGQEALFNVMKAYSLHDREVGYCQGSGFIVGLLLMQMPEEEAFAVLVKIMQQHKMRDMFKPSMAELGLCMYQLENLLQEILPDLHVHFQSQSFSTSIYASSWFLTLFTTNLSLPLACRIMDVFLSEGIEVVFKVALALLTLGKEHLLSLDMENLLKFIQKELPVKADADHDAFMELAYSIKVNPKKMKKLEKEYTVIKTKEQSDIAVLRCLREENRILKKRMQFLEQECSELAARLVRGQVDRAHGEEETFALERELHALRCANLDAQQALADAHEEIRSLEVTLAECNSRQSSLEGGEGSEGGEGGSGDKEELARCLQQELVRAKLQLAEREAAERELAARLADLENDNKLLRKQTVDNNVAHLQDELIAVKLREAEANLSLKELRQRVTELADAWRRHLQEHRAETAATAAAPPSVVSDLMATPKKLLRAWEGRAADAHRLEDELMTTRIREVEALTELKELRLKEMELSAQVQVSSNQLRRQDEEASALREALDAALARERALIARQREFQHKYEDLAGKAKYESMQASIKNMEVSQRIAELENELSECKMKTEVMAAEGELRNHNSDDSERVRELQEQVAELHAEVMRLEAWKARAQGRAPVRGVSPEEEPEDDDVPKPARRRRSSSTSRPPSDVEDT from the exons aTGAGCGAGCCAGTGGCCGCAGTCACGCGCACGGGTCTCGCTGCTACTGAAG TTGTCGCCGAAGAGGGAGAGGGTCTGCCGACGCCCGACCAGGCTTTACTCGCCAAACTGGAGGAGGCCAACAGGAAGATCGAGGCGGACTCAAAGTGCCCCTCGCTCAACGCAGCTAGCAGAAAGAACTCTGAAACATCACTCGCATCAG CAACCTCGAGTCAGGACGATACGCGAGTGGCAGGCAGCAGCGAAGAAGAGATATGGATTCTCTGGGGCAGAATAGTCAGTAATTGGGAGACCGAGTGGCGAAGACGCAACCAGTTTGTGAGAGATCTGGTTAGAAGAGGTGTTCCACATCACTTCCGAGGCATCGTGTGGCAGCTATTGGCCGGGGTCGAATGCTCTCCGGAAAAAAAGCAGTATGCCTCGTATATCAAg GCGAAGTCAGCGTGTGAAAAGGTCATTAGGCGTGATATCGCGCGCACATACCCGGAGCATGACTTCTTCAAGGAAAAAGATGGCTTAGGCCAAGAGGCTCTCTTCAATGTGATGAAGGCGTATTCCCTCCATGACAGGGAAGTGGGGTATTGTCAAGGTTCAGGCTTCATAGTTGGGCTTCTACTGATGCAG atgCCAGAGGAAGAGGCGTTTGCGGTTCTCGTGAAGATTATGCAGCAGCACAAAATGCGGGACATGTTCAAGCCAAGTATGGCGGAACTCGGACTCTGCATGTACCAATTGGAAAACTTGTTGCAGGAAATCTTACCTGATTTACATGTTCACTTTCAGTCACAG AGTTTCAGCACATCGATATACGCCAGTAGCTGGTTCCTCACTCTTTTCACGACCAACCTGTCTCTGCCTTTGGCCTGTCGCATCATGGACGTATTTCTCTCCGAAGGAATAGAGGTGGTGTTTAAGGTTGCACTGGCGCTCTTAACGCTCGGAAAGGAACATCTTCTGTCCTTGGACATGGAAAACCTTCTCAAG TTCATTCAAAAAGAATTGCCGGTGAAAGCCGACGCAGACCACGATGCATTTATGGAATTGGCGTACTCCATAAAAGTGAACCCGAAAAAGATGAAGAAGCTCGAAAAAGAGTACACCGTGATAAAAACAAAGGAACAGAGTGACATCGCAGTTTTACGA TGCCTGCGGGAAGAGAACCGTATCTTGAAGAAGCGCATGCAATTCCTCGAACAGGAGTGTTCGGAGTTGGCGGCTCGCTTGGTTCGGGGCCAAGTGGACCGAGCTCACGGAGAGGAAGAGACTTTTGCGCTAGAGAGAGAGCTCCACGCCCTGCGTTGTGCCAACCTTGATGCTCAGCAGGCTTTGGCCGACGCTCACGAAGAGATACGATCCTTGGAAGTCACTCTGGCGGAG TGCAACTCCCGCCAATCGTCCCTGGAGGGCGGGGAGGGGAGCGAGGGAGGCGAAGGTGGCTCCGGCGACAAGGAGGAACTGGCGCGGTGTCTGCAGCAGGAACTAGTGAGGGCTAAGCTGCAACTCGCCGAAAGAGAGGCGGCCGAGAGGGAACTGGCCGCGAGGTTGGCTGACTTGGAGAACGACAACAAGCTGCTGCGGAAGCAGACCGTCGACAACAACGTCGCACATCTGCAG GACGAACTAATAGCGGTGAAGTTGCGAGAGGCGGAAGCCAATCTGTCCCTGAAAGAGTTGCGGCAGCGCGTCACCGAGCTCGCCGACGCGTGGCGGCGACATCTGCAG GAACACCGGGCCGAGACGGCGGCGACGGCGGCGGCGCCTCCTTCGGTAGTGTCGGACCTCATGGCCACGCCCAAGAAGTTGCTTCGCGCGTGGGAGGGTCGCGCCGCCGACGCCCACAGGCTGGAAGACGAGCTGATGACCACCCGCATTCGGGAAGTCGAAGCCCTCACCGAGCTCAAGGAGCTGAGACTCAAG GAAATGGAGCTGAGCGCTCAGGTGCAGGTGTCGAGCAACCAATTGCGTCGCCAGGATGAGGAGGCGAGCGCTCTGAGAGAGGCCCTCGACGCAGCCCTGGCCCGTGAGAGGGCACTCATCGCGAGGCAGCGCGAGTTCCAGCACAAGTACGAAGATCTCGCGGGCAAG GCGAAATACGAATCGATGCAGGCGTCGATCAAGAACATGGAGGTGTCTCAGCGGATCGCCGAGCTGGAGAACGAGCTCTCCGAGTGTAAGATGAAG ACGGAGGTGATGGCTGCGGAGGGGGAGCTCAGGAACCACAACTCGGACGATTCGGAGCGAGTTCGAGAGCTGCAGGAGCAGGTCGCCGAGTTGCACGCCGAG GTTATGAGATTGGAGGCGTGGAAAGCGCGAGCCCAAGGGCGCGCGCCCGTCCGCGGCGTCTCGCCCGAGGAGGAGCCGGAGGATGACGACGTACCGAAGCCCGCCCGTCGTAGGAGATCATCCTCCACATCGCGGCCGCCTTCGGACGTGGAGGACACGTAA
- the LOC110995236 gene encoding ATPase family AAA domain-containing protein 3A homolog has product MSWLFGYSSPPKPPADMPPPSEENTPQNLTKAEKKAMEAYRFDSSALERAAQAARELERSRHSKDALELSKLQESTRQQEQLAKIKEYEAAIEQAKVEQKRIDHEERRKTLQEETKQHQVRAQYQDQLSKKRYEEQLAQQQRSQEEILKKQEESVAKQEALRRATIEHEMELREKNKLKAIEAEARARAKADRENRDITLEQIRLKAAENRTTILESIQTAGSVIGTGVSSLLTDWQRTATAVGGLSLLALGVYSARGATSVAARFIESRIGKPTLVRETSRLSILDAARHPIRTAAAAVAKFRAPADALAGVVLAPSLERRLRDVAIAAKNTRRNRGLYTNLLMYGPPGTGKTLFSKKLAKHSGMEYAIMTGGDVAPMGKDAVAAIHKVFDWANTSRKGVLLFIDEADAFLRKRSSEALSEELRAALNAFLYRTSAQSGRVMLVLASNTPHHLDSAVHDRIDALLEFPLPTLEERQRLLRLYFDAYILQPAADKHSRLSVDRFEYGELCDEVASLTGGLSGRALSKLGVAWQAAAYASEDGRLTRSMCLDICEGAVLQYRQKMEWLSAEEKSRSMLPYLRDLPPFDPAETKAPETPKAEARVAKKEDVEK; this is encoded by the exons ATGTCTTGGTTATTCGGATATAGTAGTCCACCCAAACCTCCGGCTGATATGCCTCCACCTTCAGAAGAAAATACTCCTCAAAATCTTACAAAAGCTGAGAAAAAGGCAATGGAAGCATACCGGTTTGATTCAAGTGCATTAGAAAGAGCCGCACAAGCCGCTCGAGAACTAGAACGCTCAA GACATTCAAAGGATGCATTAGAGCTTAGTAAACTACAGGAATCAACCCGACAGCAGGAACAATTAGCTAAAATTAAAGAGTATGAAGCTGCAATTGAGCAGGCCAAAGTTGAACAAAAAAGAATTGACCATGAAGAAAGACGAAAAACATTACag GAAGAAACGAAACAACACCAAGTCCGTGCTCAATACCAAGACCAGCTGTCTAAGAAGCGTTATGAGGAACAATTGGCCCAGCAACAGAGGTCACAAGAGGAGATCTTGAAAAA ACAAGAAGAGAGCGTGGCGAAGCAAGAAGCCCTGCGTCGAGCGACGATAGAGCACGAGATGGAGTTGCGTGAAAAGAACAAACTCAAGGCGATAGAGGCAGAAGCGAGGGCTAGGGCCAAAGCAGACCGAGAGAACCGAGATATCACACTAGAGCAGATTCGTCTCAAAGCTGCTGAAAACAGAACCACCATATTGGAGAGCATACa GACGGCTGGCAGCGTGATCGGGACGGGTGTGAGTTCGCTGTTGACCGACTGGCAGCGGACCGCCACCGCCGTGGGTGGGTTATCTCTTCTCGCCTTAGGAGTGTATTCGGCGCGAGGAGCCACGTCCGTCGCGGCTCGGTTTATCGAGTCTCGGATAGGGAAGCCGACCTTAGTGCGAGAAACGTCCCGTCTGTCCATCTTGGACGCCGCGAGGCATCCGATCCGAACTGCGGCGGCCGCCGTGGCCAAGTTCAGAGCGCCGGCTGACGCTTTGGCCGGTGTAGTCCTGGCCCCGAGCTTAGAACGGCGGCTGAGGGACGTCGCCATCGCCGCGAAGAACACTCGGCGCAACCGCGGCCTCTACACCAATCTACTAATGTACGGCCCGCCTGGCACCGGCAAGACTCTCTTCTCCAAG AAACTAGCGAAACATTCCGGAATGGAGTACGCCATCATGACCGGAGGAGACGTGGCCCCGATGGGCAAGGACGCCGTGGCGGCCATCCACAAAGTCTTCGACTGGGCCAACACCAGTCGTAAAGGCGTGCTTCTGTTCATAGACGAGGCGGACGCGTTCCTTCGCAAACGTTCTTCGGAGGCTCTTTCCGAAGAACTGAGGGCTGCCCTGAACGCTTTCCTCTACCGCACATCAGCGCAGAGCGGCCGCGTCATGCTGGTCCTGGCTTCAAATACGCCGCATCACCTGGACTCGGCCGTCCACGATCGGATCGACGCTTTGCTGGAGTTCCCTCTGCCGACATTGGAAGAGAGGCAGCGTCTGCTTCGCTTGTACTTCGATGCCTATATTCTGCAACCGGCCGCCGATAAACACAG TCGCTTGAGCGTGGATCGGTTCGAGTACGGCGAGCTGTGCGACGAAGTGGCTTCCCTCACGGGCGGTCTCTCCGGAAGGGCGTTGTCCAAACTGGGCGTGGCCTGGCAGGCGGCCGCGTACGCGTCGGAAGATGGGCGCCTGACGAGGAGCATGTGCCTCGACATTTGCGAGGGAGCGGTGCTGCAGTACCGGCAGAAG ATGGAGTGGTTGTCGGCGGAGGAAAAATCTCGCAGCATGCTTCCGTACCTGAGGGATTTGCCCCCTTTCGACCCCGCGGAGACGAAAGCCCCGGAGACCCCGAAGGCCGAGGCGCGAGTGGCCAAAAAAGAGGACGTCGAAAAGTGA
- the LOC110995365 gene encoding ecotropic viral integration site 5 ortholog isoform X2 encodes MKLAVDHTSPSTKPQITDTEEVKDSPIPSPDISPDIHVHGSTSPPPIDSEYSEISTKGPVVAEEGEGLPTPDQALLAKLEEANRKIEADSKCPSLNAASRKNSETSLASATSSQDDTRVAGSSEEEIWILWGRIVSNWETEWRRRNQFVRDLVRRGVPHHFRGIVWQLLAGVECSPEKKQYASYIKAKSACEKVIRRDIARTYPEHDFFKEKDGLGQEALFNVMKAYSLHDREVGYCQGSGFIVGLLLMQMPEEEAFAVLVKIMQQHKMRDMFKPSMAELGLCMYQLENLLQEILPDLHVHFQSQSFSTSIYASSWFLTLFTTNLSLPLACRIMDVFLSEGIEVVFKVALALLTLGKEHLLSLDMENLLKFIQKELPVKADADHDAFMELAYSIKVNPKKMKKLEKEYTVIKTKEQSDIAVLRCLREENRILKKRMQFLEQECSELAARLVRGQVDRAHGEEETFALERELHALRCANLDAQQALADAHEEIRSLEVTLAECNSRQSSLEGGEGSEGGEGGSGDKEELARCLQQELVRAKLQLAEREAAERELAARLADLENDNKLLRKQTVDNNVAHLQDELIAVKLREAEANLSLKELRQRVTELADAWRRHLQEHRAETAATAAAPPSVVSDLMATPKKLLRAWEGRAADAHRLEDELMTTRIREVEALTELKELRLKEMELSAQVQVSSNQLRRQDEEASALREALDAALARERALIARQREFQHKYEDLAGKAKYESMQASIKNMEVSQRIAELENELSECKMKTEVMAAEGELRNHNSDDSERVRELQEQVAELHAEFSPTDSAAKGLPRKWLKL; translated from the exons ATGAAATTGGCTGTGGATCACACTTCTCCATCGACTAAGCCGCAAATTACAGACACGGAAGAGGTGAAAGATAGCCCAATCCCATCACCTGACATATCACCTGACATTCACGTACATGGGAGTACTTCGCCTCCACCCATAGATTCGGAATACTCTGAGATCTCGACCAAAGGACCAG TTGTCGCCGAAGAGGGAGAGGGTCTGCCGACGCCCGACCAGGCTTTACTCGCCAAACTGGAGGAGGCCAACAGGAAGATCGAGGCGGACTCAAAGTGCCCCTCGCTCAACGCAGCTAGCAGAAAGAACTCTGAAACATCACTCGCATCAG CAACCTCGAGTCAGGACGATACGCGAGTGGCAGGCAGCAGCGAAGAAGAGATATGGATTCTCTGGGGCAGAATAGTCAGTAATTGGGAGACCGAGTGGCGAAGACGCAACCAGTTTGTGAGAGATCTGGTTAGAAGAGGTGTTCCACATCACTTCCGAGGCATCGTGTGGCAGCTATTGGCCGGGGTCGAATGCTCTCCGGAAAAAAAGCAGTATGCCTCGTATATCAAg GCGAAGTCAGCGTGTGAAAAGGTCATTAGGCGTGATATCGCGCGCACATACCCGGAGCATGACTTCTTCAAGGAAAAAGATGGCTTAGGCCAAGAGGCTCTCTTCAATGTGATGAAGGCGTATTCCCTCCATGACAGGGAAGTGGGGTATTGTCAAGGTTCAGGCTTCATAGTTGGGCTTCTACTGATGCAG atgCCAGAGGAAGAGGCGTTTGCGGTTCTCGTGAAGATTATGCAGCAGCACAAAATGCGGGACATGTTCAAGCCAAGTATGGCGGAACTCGGACTCTGCATGTACCAATTGGAAAACTTGTTGCAGGAAATCTTACCTGATTTACATGTTCACTTTCAGTCACAG AGTTTCAGCACATCGATATACGCCAGTAGCTGGTTCCTCACTCTTTTCACGACCAACCTGTCTCTGCCTTTGGCCTGTCGCATCATGGACGTATTTCTCTCCGAAGGAATAGAGGTGGTGTTTAAGGTTGCACTGGCGCTCTTAACGCTCGGAAAGGAACATCTTCTGTCCTTGGACATGGAAAACCTTCTCAAG TTCATTCAAAAAGAATTGCCGGTGAAAGCCGACGCAGACCACGATGCATTTATGGAATTGGCGTACTCCATAAAAGTGAACCCGAAAAAGATGAAGAAGCTCGAAAAAGAGTACACCGTGATAAAAACAAAGGAACAGAGTGACATCGCAGTTTTACGA TGCCTGCGGGAAGAGAACCGTATCTTGAAGAAGCGCATGCAATTCCTCGAACAGGAGTGTTCGGAGTTGGCGGCTCGCTTGGTTCGGGGCCAAGTGGACCGAGCTCACGGAGAGGAAGAGACTTTTGCGCTAGAGAGAGAGCTCCACGCCCTGCGTTGTGCCAACCTTGATGCTCAGCAGGCTTTGGCCGACGCTCACGAAGAGATACGATCCTTGGAAGTCACTCTGGCGGAG TGCAACTCCCGCCAATCGTCCCTGGAGGGCGGGGAGGGGAGCGAGGGAGGCGAAGGTGGCTCCGGCGACAAGGAGGAACTGGCGCGGTGTCTGCAGCAGGAACTAGTGAGGGCTAAGCTGCAACTCGCCGAAAGAGAGGCGGCCGAGAGGGAACTGGCCGCGAGGTTGGCTGACTTGGAGAACGACAACAAGCTGCTGCGGAAGCAGACCGTCGACAACAACGTCGCACATCTGCAG GACGAACTAATAGCGGTGAAGTTGCGAGAGGCGGAAGCCAATCTGTCCCTGAAAGAGTTGCGGCAGCGCGTCACCGAGCTCGCCGACGCGTGGCGGCGACATCTGCAG GAACACCGGGCCGAGACGGCGGCGACGGCGGCGGCGCCTCCTTCGGTAGTGTCGGACCTCATGGCCACGCCCAAGAAGTTGCTTCGCGCGTGGGAGGGTCGCGCCGCCGACGCCCACAGGCTGGAAGACGAGCTGATGACCACCCGCATTCGGGAAGTCGAAGCCCTCACCGAGCTCAAGGAGCTGAGACTCAAG GAAATGGAGCTGAGCGCTCAGGTGCAGGTGTCGAGCAACCAATTGCGTCGCCAGGATGAGGAGGCGAGCGCTCTGAGAGAGGCCCTCGACGCAGCCCTGGCCCGTGAGAGGGCACTCATCGCGAGGCAGCGCGAGTTCCAGCACAAGTACGAAGATCTCGCGGGCAAG GCGAAATACGAATCGATGCAGGCGTCGATCAAGAACATGGAGGTGTCTCAGCGGATCGCCGAGCTGGAGAACGAGCTCTCCGAGTGTAAGATGAAG ACGGAGGTGATGGCTGCGGAGGGGGAGCTCAGGAACCACAACTCGGACGATTCGGAGCGAGTTCGAGAGCTGCAGGAGCAGGTCGCCGAGTTGCACGCCGAG TTTTCCCCGACCGACTCCGCGGCGAAGGGTCTCCCTCGGAAGTGGCTCAA GTTATGA
- the LOC110995243 gene encoding ras-related protein Rab-21: MSSKISGTNNFKVVLLGEGCVGKTSILLRYIEDKFNDKHLSTLQATFLNKKLNINNKRINLSIWDTAGQERFHALGPIYYRHSHGAVLVYDITDDHSFAKVQNWVKELKKMLGSDIVLVIAGNKIDLEHERTVSLEEAERYAELVGAKHFHTSAKLNRGVEELFLELSRAMLERSERAPTTPVPRALALAEDDETASSSTCCWTTPSTG, encoded by the exons ATGTCGTCAAAAATCAGTGGAACTAATAATTTCAAGGTAGTATTACTAGGCGAGGGTTGCGTCGGTAAGACGTCTATATTACTGCGATATATTGAAGATAAATTTAACGATAAACACTTAAGTACACTTCAG GCAACAtttctaaacaaaaaattgaacataaataataagcgAATAAATCTATCCATATGGGATACCGCTGGGCAAGAACGCTTCCATGCATTGGGTCCAATATACTATCGCCACTCCCATGGTGCTGTTCTTGTATATGATATAACTGATGACCACTCCTTTGCCAAG GTTCAAAACTGGGTTAAAGAGCTTAAGAAAATGCTTGGTTCAGACATTGTGCTTGTAATAGCTGGAAACAAAATAGACTTAGAACATGAAAGAACAGTCTCTTTGGAGGAAGCTGAAAG ATACGCCGAGCTGGTAGGTGCCAAGCACTTCCACACTTCGGCTAAGCTGAACCGAGGAGTGGAGGAATTGTTTTTGGAGCTCAGCCGTGCGATGCTCGAGCGCAGCGAACGCGCTCCGACGACCCCTGTGCCCCGCGCTTTAGCACTTGCCGAAGATGACGAAACGGCATCTTCTTCCACCTGTTGCTGGACCACACCTTCGACCGGATAG
- the LOC110995695 gene encoding LITAF domain-containing protein, producing the protein MEKNGNPPAYGWSNGHMQAPPAAPPSYAQAVGGVGPSSPYTPQYPRTTGPQIVTTVVPLGPQTTHMICPSCHGEIDTASKKKPGLIAYIAGSVMCLLGLFCGCCLIPCCIDSCMDVHHECPNCGAHLGRYRR; encoded by the exons ATGGAGAAAAATGGGAACCCTCCCGCTTACGGCTGGAGTAATGGGCATATGCAGGCGCCACCTGCGGCTCCTCCAAGTTATGCACAAGCTGTGGGTGGTGTGGGACCCTCCAGCCCTTACACGCCACAATATCCACGTA caACGGGTCCACAAATAGTGACGACAGTGGTGCCTCTGGGGCCGCAAACCACCCACATGATATGTCCCAGTTGCCACGGAGAAATCGACACTGCTTCAAAGAAAAAACCGGGCCTAATTGCATATATAGCTGGATCGGTGATGTGCCTCCTAGG GTTGTTCTGCGGCTGCTGCTTGATCCCGTGCTGCATCGATAGTTGCATGGACGTGCATCACGAGTGCCCCAATTGCGGCGCTCACCTAGGCCGCTATCGCCGGTAA